The following are from one region of the Alkalimarinus sediminis genome:
- the ureE gene encoding urease accessory protein UreE, protein MLKVVEYVVDREGVAAHDTLTLDYDDRKRGRFKSVTDAGEEVGVFLDRGKVLQQGQALRTECGKVITIVSKPELLTTAKCDDWLVFSKCCYHLGNRHVPIQVGDRWLRFKPDHVLEEMVHLHGMKTEQEKLPFDPESGAYKGGHHHHHD, encoded by the coding sequence GTGTTAAAAGTAGTAGAGTATGTAGTTGACCGTGAAGGGGTAGCCGCCCACGACACATTAACACTGGATTATGACGATAGAAAACGTGGGCGCTTTAAAAGCGTCACAGATGCTGGTGAAGAGGTCGGAGTCTTCCTTGATCGTGGCAAAGTGTTGCAGCAGGGGCAGGCGTTAAGAACAGAGTGTGGCAAAGTTATCACCATTGTTTCCAAACCTGAGTTGCTTACAACGGCAAAGTGTGATGATTGGTTAGTGTTTTCGAAGTGCTGTTATCATCTGGGAAATCGCCACGTACCAATACAAGTAGGTGATCGTTGGCTTCGTTTTAAGCCCGATCATGTGTTAGAAGAGATGGTTCATCTGCACGGGATGAAAACCGAGCAAGAAAAGCTACCGTTTGACCCCGAAAGTGGTGCATATAAAGGTGGTCATCACCATCATCACGACTAG
- a CDS encoding spermidine synthase, producing the protein MARFNEIGTAIIPGQGTKLRLLQRNDEFAIKIAGNTGELMNTRLHGSEDALATLACKRIAKHSKAKVLIGGMGMGFTLAAALDSLGDDAEVTVAELVPEVVDWNRGPLGAASGYPLNDSRTKIHLGDVAQLMQQQERAYDAIMLDVDNGPEGLTRKENDWIYSPEGIAQAKSALKPKGILAYWSAGEDPIFTARLRKAGLQVKAETVRAHKPGKGAKHIIWLAW; encoded by the coding sequence ATGGCCCGTTTTAACGAAATTGGTACGGCAATTATTCCTGGTCAAGGTACTAAGCTACGACTCCTTCAGCGTAACGACGAATTTGCCATCAAGATAGCGGGTAATACAGGGGAGCTAATGAATACTCGTCTTCATGGCTCTGAGGATGCATTAGCTACACTTGCATGTAAGCGCATCGCAAAGCACTCAAAAGCAAAGGTACTAATCGGTGGGATGGGAATGGGGTTTACCTTAGCTGCAGCATTAGACTCATTAGGAGATGATGCTGAAGTGACGGTGGCCGAACTTGTGCCAGAGGTAGTTGATTGGAATCGTGGACCGCTCGGAGCCGCATCTGGTTATCCGCTAAATGATTCGAGAACCAAAATTCACCTTGGTGATGTTGCTCAGTTGATGCAGCAGCAAGAGCGCGCTTACGATGCGATAATGCTTGATGTCGACAATGGGCCTGAAGGGTTAACACGAAAAGAAAACGACTGGATATACTCACCAGAGGGTATCGCTCAAGCAAAATCCGCACTTAAACCAAAAGGCATACTTGCTTACTGGTCAGCGGGTGAAGATCCAATATTCACCGCTCGTCTAAGAAAAGCTGGCTTGCAGGTCAAGGCTGAAACCGTTAGAGCTCATAAGCCAGGTAAAGGCGCAAAACATATCATCTGGTTAGCATGGTAA
- a CDS encoding urease subunit beta codes for MIPGEYALKDGEIALNVGRKTLSISVANTGDRPIQVGSHYHFAETNLALEFDRATVKGYRLNIAAGTAVRFEPGQSRTVELVEFAGKQEIYGFRGDVMGTL; via the coding sequence ATGATTCCAGGTGAATACGCATTAAAAGACGGCGAAATTGCATTAAATGTTGGCCGCAAGACACTTTCTATATCTGTTGCCAATACGGGTGATCGACCAATACAGGTAGGGTCTCACTACCACTTTGCAGAAACAAACCTCGCATTGGAGTTTGACCGTGCAACAGTGAAAGGCTATCGCCTTAATATTGCTGCGGGCACAGCGGTCCGTTTTGAGCCTGGGCAGAGTCGAACAGTCGAATTAGTTGAGTTTGCGGGCAAGCAAGAAATATACGGCTTTCGTGGCGACGTAATGGGGACGCTTTAA
- the ureC gene encoding urease subunit alpha: protein MTKITRKAYADMFGPTVGDKVRLADTELWIEVEKDFTVYGDEVKFGGGKVIRDGMGQSQMVSSEVVDVLVTNALILDHWGIVKADIGIKDGRIAAIGKGGNPDTQEGVTIAVGPGTEVIAGEGQIVTAGAVDSHIHFICPQQVEEALMSGVTSMLGGGTGPATGSNATTCTPGPWNMAKMLQATDNLPMNFGFLGKGNASLPEALEEQLEYGAFGLKLHEDWGTTPASIDTCLAVAEKYDVQVAIHTDTLNESGFVEDTLAAFKGRCIHTYHTEGAGGGHAPDIIKACSELNVLPSSTNPTRPYTVNTVDEHLDMLMVCHHLDPNIPEDVAFADSRIRKETIAAEDILHDMGVLSMIASDSQAMGRVGEVISRTWQTAHKMKVQRGALEEDKNSGNDNFRAKRYLAKYTINPAITHGIAHEVGSIEVGKLADLVFWKPAFFGVKPALIMKGGFIAGAPMGDPNASIPTPQPVHYRYMFGAFGSAPAKTSLTFVSKAAERRDLPTELGLKRSLVACQGVRTVTKKDMIHNSAMPVIDVSPETYEVTADGVLLSCEPAELLPMAQRYFLF, encoded by the coding sequence ATGACAAAAATTACCCGTAAAGCTTATGCTGACATGTTTGGTCCAACGGTGGGCGACAAAGTTCGTTTAGCTGATACAGAGCTCTGGATAGAAGTTGAAAAGGATTTCACCGTTTATGGTGATGAAGTTAAATTTGGTGGCGGAAAAGTGATTCGTGATGGCATGGGACAGAGTCAGATGGTGTCATCTGAAGTCGTAGATGTCTTGGTCACCAATGCACTCATTTTAGACCACTGGGGTATTGTAAAAGCGGATATAGGTATCAAAGATGGACGCATTGCTGCCATCGGAAAAGGGGGCAACCCTGATACTCAAGAGGGCGTTACGATTGCAGTAGGCCCTGGAACTGAGGTCATTGCTGGAGAAGGGCAAATCGTAACGGCAGGCGCTGTCGACTCACATATCCATTTCATCTGCCCGCAACAAGTTGAAGAAGCGTTAATGTCTGGAGTGACCTCAATGCTCGGTGGTGGAACAGGTCCAGCAACGGGCTCTAACGCGACAACCTGTACTCCGGGACCTTGGAATATGGCGAAGATGCTTCAGGCTACTGACAACTTACCTATGAACTTCGGTTTTCTCGGTAAAGGGAACGCTAGTTTGCCAGAAGCTCTTGAAGAACAGCTAGAGTATGGCGCCTTTGGACTCAAGCTGCATGAAGACTGGGGAACGACGCCAGCCTCTATAGACACCTGTCTAGCCGTAGCCGAAAAATATGATGTGCAGGTAGCTATTCACACCGATACACTCAACGAGTCCGGTTTTGTAGAAGATACATTAGCCGCCTTTAAAGGGCGATGTATTCATACTTACCATACTGAAGGTGCTGGGGGTGGCCATGCCCCTGACATTATCAAAGCCTGTAGTGAGCTCAACGTACTGCCATCTTCAACTAACCCCACACGACCTTATACAGTGAATACCGTTGATGAGCATCTTGATATGTTGATGGTATGCCACCATCTCGATCCAAACATCCCAGAAGATGTCGCTTTTGCAGACTCACGTATTCGCAAAGAGACCATTGCTGCAGAGGATATTCTTCACGATATGGGCGTATTATCGATGATCGCATCTGACTCCCAGGCAATGGGGCGGGTGGGTGAAGTTATCTCTCGCACATGGCAAACAGCCCATAAGATGAAGGTACAGAGAGGGGCTTTAGAAGAGGATAAAAATAGTGGTAACGATAACTTTAGAGCAAAACGTTATCTTGCTAAATATACGATAAACCCGGCAATTACTCACGGTATTGCTCATGAAGTAGGCTCTATAGAGGTGGGTAAGCTTGCGGATTTAGTCTTTTGGAAACCCGCGTTTTTTGGTGTTAAGCCCGCGCTAATTATGAAAGGTGGCTTTATTGCCGGTGCTCCCATGGGGGACCCTAATGCGTCTATTCCTACACCTCAACCTGTCCACTATCGCTATATGTTTGGTGCTTTTGGTTCTGCACCGGCAAAAACAAGTTTAACCTTTGTAAGTAAAGCTGCGGAGAGAAGAGATCTCCCTACGGAGCTAGGTTTGAAGCGTTCTTTAGTAGCATGCCAAGGCGTAAGAACTGTGACCAAAAAAGATATGATACATAACAGTGCTATGCCTGTTATAGACGTAAGCCCCGAGACCTATGAGGTAACCGCAGATGGGGTATTGTTAAGCTGTGAGCCTGCAGAGCTGTTGCCAATGGCGCAACGCTACTTTCTATTTTAG
- a CDS encoding urease accessory protein UreF, whose translation MNSKSLLSLLYLSSPALPIGAFAYSQGLEAAIEMNWVKDDKDLAQWLSGVLNNGLAQQDLPLFYRLYSAWTAGDEEAVSYWNQYFRASRESAELLLEDEQLGRSLKRLLLSLERINSKEIPSNAGFFTLYALAAVRFDISVDEAALGLCWSWLENQVTVACKTIPLGQTAAQKVMLPMMEKIDQAIEVAKQVEECNIGATLPGFAIASALHETQYSRLFRS comes from the coding sequence ATGAACTCTAAATCACTATTGTCGTTGCTCTATCTATCTAGTCCGGCACTGCCGATTGGCGCATTTGCTTATTCGCAGGGGCTCGAGGCTGCTATTGAAATGAATTGGGTTAAGGATGACAAAGACCTAGCTCAATGGTTGAGTGGGGTACTGAATAACGGTTTAGCTCAGCAAGATCTGCCTCTGTTTTACCGACTCTACTCGGCGTGGACTGCAGGTGATGAAGAAGCAGTTAGCTATTGGAATCAATATTTTAGAGCTAGCCGTGAAAGTGCGGAGTTGTTACTTGAGGATGAGCAATTAGGGCGATCGTTAAAACGATTACTGTTATCTCTTGAACGTATTAATAGTAAAGAAATTCCTTCAAATGCTGGTTTTTTTACACTATACGCACTAGCCGCAGTCAGGTTTGATATCAGTGTTGATGAGGCTGCATTAGGGCTATGTTGGAGCTGGCTTGAAAACCAAGTAACGGTAGCTTGTAAGACGATTCCTCTAGGGCAAACTGCAGCGCAAAAAGTGATGCTACCAATGATGGAGAAGATTGACCAAGCGATCGAAGTGGCCAAACAGGTTGAAGAGTGCAATATTGGCGCGACGCTGCCCGGCTTTGCGATCGCGAGCGCATTGCACGAAACACAATATTCAAGGCTTTTTAGAAGCTGA
- the urtB gene encoding urea ABC transporter permease subunit UrtB, whose translation MFCLRTHDLAKCRSKFNFINIVILLAGIMCSSAVWSDVLFDQSIDKLLGKNFKSVTQGVELLAQSDDERAEQVLQILLAGDLYRLKKEKRLVTIKEEKGKGYLVTDVLESGKIYEVSSKRKIKRVAINNKLRTKIKAAIAQIQLTDKDPGKRSAAVISLFDVVDDNQIVLFEKMYEQEKNEKVRSLIASGIAIGNLKTGSVVEKIAAIKKLEDSLEPSVRNALQATVDSDNDKSVVAAATKALGKIDQKIDNYALMETLFFGLSLGSVLVLAAIGLAITFGVMGVINMAHGELIMLGAYTTYVIQLIMPNNIGASLFVAVPAAFLVSGLVGVAIERGVIRHLYGRPLETLLATFGLSLILQQAVRTVFSPLNRSVETPDWMSGALEINPVFSITYNRLYIIIFCLIVFAMLFFVLKKTTLGLKVRAVSQNRAMARAMGVRSEWVDALTFGLGSGVAGVAGVALSQLTNVGPNLGQAYIIDSFMVVVFGGVGNLWGTLVAGMSLGVANKVLEPVSGAVLAKILVLIFIILFIQKKPRGLFPQKGRGAEG comes from the coding sequence ATGTTTTGTCTTAGAACGCACGACTTAGCAAAATGTAGATCAAAATTTAACTTCATTAATATCGTAATACTGCTCGCGGGTATTATGTGTTCTTCGGCGGTATGGTCTGACGTACTATTTGACCAGTCGATAGACAAACTGTTAGGTAAAAATTTTAAAAGCGTTACTCAAGGTGTTGAGCTATTAGCACAGAGTGATGACGAAAGGGCTGAGCAGGTTTTACAAATTTTGCTTGCAGGTGACTTATACCGCTTAAAGAAAGAAAAGCGACTGGTGACCATTAAGGAAGAGAAGGGCAAGGGGTATCTGGTTACAGATGTGCTAGAGAGTGGCAAAATCTATGAAGTCAGCAGCAAGCGAAAAATCAAACGGGTGGCAATTAACAACAAGCTACGAACCAAAATTAAAGCGGCCATTGCGCAAATACAGCTAACGGATAAAGATCCGGGTAAAAGAAGTGCAGCTGTTATTAGCTTGTTTGATGTTGTAGATGACAATCAGATTGTTCTCTTCGAAAAAATGTATGAACAAGAAAAGAATGAAAAAGTAAGATCCCTGATTGCGTCAGGTATCGCGATTGGCAACCTGAAAACAGGTTCAGTTGTTGAGAAAATAGCTGCAATTAAGAAGCTGGAAGATAGCTTAGAGCCCTCGGTCAGAAACGCGTTACAAGCGACAGTTGATAGTGATAATGATAAGAGCGTTGTAGCTGCAGCGACTAAAGCATTGGGAAAAATAGACCAAAAAATTGATAACTATGCCTTAATGGAGACACTGTTCTTTGGTTTAAGCCTTGGGTCGGTATTGGTGCTTGCTGCGATTGGCTTGGCAATTACCTTTGGCGTTATGGGTGTTATTAATATGGCTCACGGTGAGCTTATTATGTTGGGCGCCTATACCACCTATGTTATTCAATTGATAATGCCAAATAATATTGGCGCATCACTGTTTGTTGCGGTACCCGCAGCATTTCTGGTTTCTGGTTTAGTGGGAGTGGCGATTGAGCGAGGTGTAATTAGACACCTTTATGGCCGACCTCTAGAAACGTTGTTAGCCACTTTTGGTCTTAGCCTGATCTTACAGCAAGCAGTCCGTACGGTTTTCTCACCGCTTAATCGAAGTGTTGAAACTCCTGATTGGATGAGTGGTGCACTAGAGATTAATCCCGTTTTTTCTATCACTTATAACCGCCTCTATATCATCATTTTCTGCCTTATAGTGTTTGCTATGTTGTTCTTCGTGCTAAAGAAAACAACTTTGGGGCTGAAAGTTCGAGCCGTTTCGCAAAATCGAGCAATGGCACGTGCTATGGGCGTCAGGTCTGAGTGGGTCGATGCTTTAACATTTGGGTTAGGCTCTGGAGTAGCTGGTGTGGCCGGTGTCGCTCTCAGCCAGTTAACCAATGTGGGGCCAAATTTAGGCCAAGCCTACATCATCGACTCTTTTATGGTGGTTGTATTTGGTGGTGTTGGTAATCTCTGGGGCACCTTAGTCGCAGGTATGTCGTTAGGAGTGGCGAACAAAGTGTTGGAGCCCGTTTCTGGTGCTGTACTGGCCAAAATCCTTGTGTTGATTTTTATTATTCTCTTCATACAGAAAAAACCTCGCGGGCTTTTTCCTCAAAAGGGTCGTGGAGCGGAAGGGTAA
- the urtE gene encoding urea ABC transporter ATP-binding subunit UrtE, whose protein sequence is MLTIENLNQFYGESHTLWDLNLHVEEGKCTVLMGRNGVGKTTLLSCIMGLLPIKSGSAQFMGQSLFDHSAEKRASMGIGYVPQGRQIFPAMTVEENLQIGLSARQDKLKKIPDYIYELFPVLKEMINRRGGDLSGGQQQQLAIGRALVVDPKLLILDEPTEGIQPNVVQEIGDIICKLNRETGLTVLLVEQKLPFARKVADNFCIMERGKNVATGDISELSEELIKEYLTV, encoded by the coding sequence ATGTTAACAATTGAAAATCTCAACCAGTTTTATGGTGAAAGCCACACACTCTGGGACCTTAACCTGCATGTTGAAGAAGGCAAGTGCACGGTATTGATGGGGCGTAACGGCGTAGGTAAGACAACGCTGTTAAGCTGTATTATGGGGCTGTTACCAATTAAATCAGGCAGTGCTCAGTTTATGGGGCAAAGCCTTTTTGATCACTCTGCGGAAAAACGGGCGTCTATGGGGATAGGTTATGTACCTCAAGGAAGGCAGATATTTCCAGCAATGACAGTAGAAGAAAATCTTCAGATTGGACTCTCAGCAAGACAGGATAAACTCAAGAAAATTCCTGACTATATCTACGAGCTATTCCCGGTTCTTAAAGAGATGATTAATCGCAGAGGTGGCGATCTATCAGGTGGCCAACAGCAGCAGTTAGCAATTGGTCGTGCCTTAGTGGTAGACCCAAAACTGTTGATTCTTGACGAGCCCACTGAAGGCATACAGCCAAATGTAGTACAAGAAATTGGTGATATTATCTGCAAGCTCAACCGAGAGACTGGTCTTACAGTGCTGTTAGTGGAACAAAAACTACCTTTTGCTCGTAAGGTTGCTGATAACTTTTGTATTATGGAGCGAGGAAAGAACGTCGCTACAGGCGATATTTCTGAACTTTCTGAAGAGCTTATCAAGGAATATCTAACGGTTTGA
- the ureA gene encoding urease subunit gamma has protein sequence MQLSPREKDKLLIFTAALLAERRLAKGIKLNYPESIALISAEIMEGAREGKTVAELMSHGRTILTRDQVMEGIPEMVDEVQVEATFPDGTKLVTVHNPII, from the coding sequence ATGCAACTTTCACCTAGAGAAAAAGACAAGTTATTAATATTTACAGCCGCACTGTTAGCTGAGCGACGTCTTGCTAAAGGGATTAAACTCAACTACCCCGAGTCAATTGCTTTGATATCGGCAGAGATTATGGAGGGCGCTCGAGAAGGTAAGACTGTTGCTGAGTTAATGAGTCATGGGCGCACTATTCTGACACGAGACCAGGTAATGGAGGGGATACCCGAAATGGTCGATGAAGTTCAGGTTGAAGCGACTTTTCCTGATGGCACTAAGCTGGTAACCGTTCATAACCCGATAATTTAA
- the urtC gene encoding urea ABC transporter permease subunit UrtC, translating to MHSDKQLFDRKSQLFLLVLAIVTVAVLALNILVPEGNPLHISTYTVTLLGKYLTFALLAIAVDLIWGYMGILSLGHGAFFALGGYAMGMYLMRQIGDRGVYGDPILPDFMVFLDWKELPWFWHGFDMFWFAMLMVVLVPGILAFIFGWLAFRSRVTGVYLSIITQAMTYALMLAFYRNEMGFGGNNGLTDFKDILGFSLQENSTRLTLFVLSALFLALGYIACRYIVTSKLGRVCMAIRDAEDRTRFIGYRVDKVKLWVFVFSAALAGIAGALYVPQVGIINPNEFSPLNSIELVVWVAIGGRATLYGAVIGAIAVNYAKSYFTVAMPEVWLFALGGLFVLGTLYLPKGIAGIMKRKEAVA from the coding sequence ATGCATTCTGATAAACAACTATTTGATAGAAAATCTCAACTGTTCCTGCTGGTGCTGGCCATTGTGACCGTAGCCGTTCTAGCGCTCAATATTCTTGTGCCAGAAGGTAACCCATTGCATATATCTACCTACACGGTGACATTGCTTGGGAAGTATTTAACATTCGCATTACTTGCTATCGCGGTAGATTTGATATGGGGGTATATGGGGATATTGAGTTTGGGCCACGGTGCGTTTTTTGCCTTGGGTGGCTATGCCATGGGAATGTATTTGATGCGTCAGATTGGTGATCGGGGAGTGTATGGTGACCCCATTCTACCTGACTTTATGGTGTTTCTAGACTGGAAGGAACTACCCTGGTTCTGGCATGGCTTTGATATGTTTTGGTTTGCCATGCTGATGGTGGTATTAGTGCCCGGTATATTGGCATTTATCTTCGGTTGGTTGGCGTTTCGCTCTCGTGTGACGGGCGTTTATCTGTCAATAATCACCCAGGCGATGACCTATGCATTAATGCTAGCGTTCTATCGTAATGAAATGGGGTTTGGCGGAAACAATGGCCTGACTGACTTCAAAGATATATTAGGCTTTAGCTTACAAGAAAATAGTACTCGCTTAACCCTGTTTGTGTTATCTGCGCTGTTTCTTGCACTGGGTTATATAGCGTGCCGATACATCGTTACCTCAAAGCTGGGGCGAGTATGTATGGCGATAAGGGATGCTGAGGATAGAACTCGTTTTATTGGCTATCGTGTCGACAAAGTTAAGCTATGGGTGTTTGTATTCTCTGCGGCTCTTGCTGGTATAGCTGGGGCTCTGTATGTGCCTCAAGTAGGCATTATTAACCCCAACGAATTCTCGCCTCTTAACTCTATAGAGCTAGTTGTTTGGGTTGCAATTGGAGGTAGGGCAACGTTGTATGGAGCGGTGATTGGTGCAATTGCGGTGAACTACGCCAAAAGTTACTTTACCGTTGCTATGCCGGAGGTATGGTTGTTTGCATTAGGTGGACTATTTGTATTGGGCACCTTGTACCTTCCAAAAGGGATTGCAGGCATTATGAAGCGTAAGGAGGCTGTCGCATGA
- the ureG gene encoding urease accessory protein UreG — protein sequence MTTQCLRIGVGGPVGSGKTALLRQLCLAMRKHYNMAVVTNDIYTKEDQEFLIRHNALEQDRILGVETGGCPHTAIREDASMNLAAIDELQERHEGLEFVLVESGGDNLSATFSPELSDLTLYVIDVCAGDKIPRKGGPGITKSDLLIINKTDLAPMVNASLDVMDRDSKKMRGDKPFVFANLIKGEGLKTIIDFIVDKGMLEKRIADDETFLEPEST from the coding sequence ATGACTACACAGTGTTTAAGAATTGGAGTAGGGGGGCCAGTAGGCTCTGGCAAAACCGCATTACTACGGCAGTTATGTTTAGCCATGCGGAAGCACTACAACATGGCTGTGGTGACGAATGATATCTATACCAAAGAAGACCAAGAATTTTTGATTCGCCACAATGCACTTGAGCAAGACCGTATATTGGGAGTCGAAACGGGTGGATGCCCTCATACCGCGATTCGTGAAGATGCGTCTATGAATCTGGCAGCGATTGATGAATTGCAAGAACGCCACGAAGGGCTGGAGTTTGTTTTGGTTGAAAGTGGCGGAGATAACCTCTCTGCCACGTTTAGCCCTGAACTCTCTGACCTGACATTATATGTAATTGATGTGTGTGCCGGAGACAAAATACCTCGCAAAGGTGGCCCTGGTATTACCAAGTCTGACCTATTAATCATTAATAAAACAGACCTTGCACCTATGGTAAACGCATCACTGGATGTAATGGATCGGGACTCTAAAAAGATGCGTGGTGACAAACCATTTGTATTTGCCAACCTTATTAAAGGTGAAGGGCTTAAAACCATTATCGATTTTATTGTCGACAAAGGCATGTTAGAAAAAAGGATCGCAGATGATGAGACCTTCTTAGAGCCCGAATCGACATAG
- a CDS encoding urease accessory protein UreD, with translation MDNDRSSASLSSIAQSDDTTPSALTVGTKHTDDFDSSGNRHYTNAGHGYGVHRKWLAELTLGFVAGPDKTLMKDFRFKGPLRVQRPFYPEGEPCHVYILHPPGGLVSGDNLKIDINCYKNSHAVLTTPSAGKIYQADSCNVEQHQIINLRVDDAVCEWLPQETIVFNGANGYLNTELELSEGAKFIGWDIYCLGRTAGNKPFNQGRVVQTLKVTKAGTPLLIERQVVHGGSDELAHRYGFSGHSVSGTLVAFGLANLPQSVVLLRKSIARVSDEMNVKGVLAVTQRLDLLIVRYLGPCSEEGKNLFIHCWKLLRQELLELDASEPRIWLT, from the coding sequence TTGGACAACGATAGATCTAGTGCGTCGTTGTCCAGTATTGCTCAATCGGACGATACCACCCCTTCGGCATTAACGGTAGGAACTAAACACACTGATGACTTTGACAGCAGTGGCAACCGTCATTATACCAATGCAGGGCATGGTTATGGAGTCCATCGTAAGTGGCTAGCAGAATTGACATTAGGGTTCGTAGCTGGTCCAGATAAAACCTTAATGAAGGATTTCAGGTTTAAAGGGCCCCTCAGGGTTCAACGGCCTTTTTACCCTGAAGGAGAGCCTTGTCATGTCTATATTCTTCACCCACCAGGTGGTTTAGTCAGTGGCGATAACCTTAAAATCGATATTAACTGTTATAAAAATAGTCATGCAGTATTAACGACGCCCTCTGCGGGCAAAATTTATCAGGCAGACTCCTGTAATGTCGAACAACATCAAATTATTAACCTACGAGTTGATGATGCAGTGTGTGAGTGGTTACCCCAGGAAACCATCGTTTTTAATGGTGCCAATGGTTATCTGAATACCGAACTAGAACTAAGTGAAGGTGCTAAGTTCATCGGCTGGGATATCTACTGTTTGGGCCGAACTGCTGGTAATAAACCGTTTAATCAAGGCCGCGTGGTACAAACGTTAAAGGTGACCAAAGCAGGCACTCCTCTTCTAATAGAAAGGCAAGTTGTGCACGGTGGTAGTGATGAGTTAGCTCATCGTTATGGCTTTTCAGGTCATTCAGTTTCGGGCACGTTGGTGGCTTTCGGCCTGGCTAACCTCCCGCAGTCTGTTGTGTTGCTGAGAAAGTCGATTGCAAGAGTATCGGATGAGATGAATGTAAAGGGCGTGTTGGCTGTTACCCAAAGGCTCGACTTGCTTATTGTGCGCTATCTGGGCCCCTGTTCAGAAGAAGGTAAGAATTTATTTATTCATTGTTGGAAGCTACTCAGGCAAGAGTTGCTTGAGTTAGATGCGAGTGAACCACGCATTTGGTTAACCTAA
- the urtD gene encoding urea ABC transporter ATP-binding protein UrtD, whose protein sequence is MVPQADSRLDIKNGCMLYVEDVSVSFDGFKAINNLNLYIDEGELRCIIGPNGAGKTTMMDIITGKTKPDTGSAYFGQKINLLEMSEPEIAQAGIGRKFQKPTVFEEQSVFDNLELAMAGPRGVLPTLFSKLNGEQRDHIEQVMVQIGLQDHSMARSGALSHGQKQWLEIGMLLMQNPKLLLVDEPVAGMTHQEMDRTAELLTSLAGKHSVIVVEHDMDFVRSIAKKVTVLHQGSVLAEGSMDQIQSNPRVKEVYLGE, encoded by the coding sequence ATGGTTCCACAAGCGGACTCACGCCTTGATATAAAAAATGGATGCATGCTCTATGTGGAAGATGTAAGTGTTAGTTTTGACGGCTTTAAGGCTATCAATAATCTAAATCTCTACATTGATGAAGGCGAATTGCGATGTATTATCGGGCCAAACGGAGCAGGCAAAACCACGATGATGGATATCATTACAGGTAAAACTAAACCTGATACGGGTTCGGCTTATTTCGGACAAAAGATAAACCTGCTAGAGATGAGCGAGCCTGAAATTGCTCAGGCAGGTATCGGTCGTAAGTTTCAAAAACCTACCGTGTTCGAAGAGCAATCTGTTTTTGATAACCTGGAGTTGGCTATGGCAGGGCCACGAGGTGTTTTACCCACGTTATTCTCTAAATTAAATGGTGAACAGCGAGACCATATTGAACAGGTAATGGTTCAGATTGGGCTTCAAGATCATAGTATGGCGCGCTCCGGCGCACTGTCTCATGGACAAAAGCAGTGGTTGGAAATTGGCATGTTGTTGATGCAGAACCCCAAATTATTGTTAGTCGATGAGCCTGTAGCTGGAATGACACACCAAGAGATGGATAGGACCGCAGAACTCTTGACCTCACTTGCGGGTAAACATTCCGTAATAGTGGTTGAGCATGATATGGACTTTGTTCGTTCGATTGCTAAAAAGGTAACGGTGCTCCATCAAGGCAGCGTGCTAGCTGAAGGGTCGATGGATCAAATTCAAAGTAATCCACGGGTCAAAGAAGTGTATCTGGGAGAGTAA